A region from the Vicia villosa cultivar HV-30 ecotype Madison, WI linkage group LG3, Vvil1.0, whole genome shotgun sequence genome encodes:
- the LOC131656769 gene encoding GDSL esterase/lipase At4g10955-like, translating to METTTQLQKLKEEEKVVVEEEKHVIQTPQEHEEEAHPYAFHVSGPRNLVNLNWRDLISSSWKDSNYKRTVIACFIQAVYLLELDRQENRQPETALAPNWWIPFKYKLTKTLIDERDGSIFGAILEWDRSAAMSDLVLIRPSGAPKAVLALRGTLLKSLTMRRDIEDDLRFLAWESLKGSVRFKVAFDTLKAVSDAYGSSNVCVAGHSLGAGFALQVGKSLAKDGIYVETHLFNPPSVSLAMSLRNIGEKAELAWRRIKSMIPSRNEEANNINSNENNINKKNWMMPWLTNLKNNGFGVGKWVPHLYVNNSDYICCSYNEPDRSNEKNDGGGDSNKENVGPNNNGCHVSAKLFVVNKEKQKFHEAHGLEQWWSNDSLQLQQTIHTSKLISRQLKSLYTNGGGGGGSGSGSSSSQVLQGKTSK from the exons ATGGAAACAACAACCCAGTTGCAGAAactgaaagaagaagaaaaagtagTAGTAGAAGAAGAAAAGCATGTGATTCAAACACCGCAAGAGCATGAAGAAGAAGCTCACCCTTATGCATTTCATGTTTCCGGTCCTCGGAATTTAGTGAATCTTAATTGGAGAGATCTTATTAGTTCTAGTTG GAAGGATTCAAATTACAAGAGAACAGTTATTGCTTGTTTTATCCAGGCGGTATACTTGCTCGAACTCGATAGACAAGAAAATCGACAACCAGAAACTGCTCTAGCACCAAACTGGTGGATTCCCTTCAAGTACAAGCTAACAAAAACACTGATAGACGAAAGAGACGGTTCAATTTTCGGCGCAATACTCGAATGGGACAGATCCGCAGCAATGTCTGATTTAGTATTAATCAGACCAAGTGGTGCACCAAAAGCTGTTTTAGCACTAAGAGGAACATTACTCAAGAGCCTCACAATGCGAAGAGACATCGAAGATGACCTACGGTTCCTCGCTTGGGAAAGCTTAAAAGGTTCCGTAAGATTTAAAGTAGCTTTCGACACACTAAAAGCCGTTTCTGATGCATATGGTAGTAGCAATGTTTGTGTAGCAGGACATTCATTAGGAGCTGGTTTCGCACTTCAAGTCGGGAAATCATTAGCAAAAGACGGTATCTATGTAGAGACACATTTATTCAATCCACCGTCTGTTTCATTAGCTATGAGTCTAAGAAACATTGGTGAAAAAGCCGAGTTAGCTTGGAGGAGAATCAAATCTATGATTCCTTCACGCAACGAAGAAGCTAATAACATCAACAGCAACGAAAACAACATAAACAAGAAGAATTGGATGATGCCGTGGTTAACTAACTTGAAGAACAATGGATTTGGTGTTGGAAAATGGGTTCCTCATCTTTATGTGAACAATAGTGATTATATATGTTGTTCTTATAACGAACCTGATAGATCAAACGAGAAAAATGATGGTGGTGGTGATAGTAATAAAGAGAATGTTGGTCCGAATAATAATGGTTGTCATGTTTCTGCGAAGCTGTTTGTTGTGAATAAGGAAAAGCAGAAGTTTCATGAAGCTCATGGATTGGAACAATGGTGGTCAAATGATTCTTTACAGCTTCAGCAGACTATTCATACTAGTAAACTCATAAGTAGGCAGCTTAAATCTTTGTATACaaatggtggtggtggtggtggtagtGGAAgtggttcttcttcttctcaagttTTGCAGGGAAAGACAAGTAAATAA
- the LOC131659119 gene encoding uncharacterized protein LOC131659119 — MERLAKLYIERVVYLHGIPSSIVSDRDLRYGAKPNEPVNDVKTITVAVDVRPQLTNDMTFACREHLLDWVRNEASKLGTGIVILRSDNGSSRRKDFVVLNCERGGKYVRTNRVLKYDDTGSRKCACLFKLHATRRIDGMWHFSVICGVHNHALDTNLHGHPSACRLSSEEKDVISKLWTIKVAPRNILANLKRKTPDSVSNIKQDSASRNCWWVLGICKNLLVDQKNMPSVIITDRDNSMVNTVGSIFSASTALLYRYQITCNVRTKLKLPIGTKDRKDDNENIIKAGVMVDKIMAAWREILDARSEELYIEKMVQFRTLCVGLNTFCHYVETTILEKLKEKFVCFWTNRVRYLGCTTTNRAESAHAALKKWLGDIKGDLCRGWDTLMSAPTIIVGIKPLPVFLEEEKKITLLFDRNLFRS, encoded by the exons ATGGAGAGGCTTGCAAAGCTATACATCGAGAGGGTTGTTtatttgcatggtattccgtcgagtattgtttcggatagagatctgaG gtatggtgctaAGCCTAATGAGCCGGTTAACGATGTTAAAACCATTACCGTTGCGGTGGATGTTCGGCCACAATTAACAAATGATATGACTTTCGCGTGTCGTGAACATTTGCTAGATTGGGTCCGAaatgaagctagtaaacttggaacTGGCATTGTGatattaaggtccgacaatggaagtaGTAGAAGGAAAGATTTTGTTGTGTTGAATTGCGAGAGGGGTGGGAAGTATGTACGAACAAACCGGGTGTTAAAATACgatgacacgggatcgagaaagtgcgcgTGTCTGTTTAAGTTGCATGCAACTCGTAGGATTGATGGAATGTGGCATTTTAGCGTCATatgtggagttcataatcatgcATTAGATACTAATCTACATGGGCATCCAAGTGCGTGTCGGTTGTCTAGTGAAGAGAAGGATGTTATTTCAAAATTATGGACAATCAAAGTTgcgccgagaaacatacttgcgAATTTGAAGCGAAAAACACCAgatagtgtttcaaatatcaagcaa GATTCCGCTTCTAGAAATTGTTGGTGGGTTTTGGGAATATGTAAGaatttgttggttgatcaaaagaaTATGCCTAGTGTCATCATTACCGACCGAGATAATTCTATGGTGAATACGGTTGGTAGCATCTTCTCGGCATCAACCGCATTACTTTATCGGTATCAAATAACATGCAATGTGAGAACTAAGCTGAAACTCCCGATTGGCACGAAAGACAGAAAGGATGACAACGAAAATATCATCAAAGCCGGTGTTATGGTGGACAAGATAATGGCcgcatggagggagattttagatgcGCGTTCTGAAGAACTGTATATCGAGAAAATGGTACAATTCCGGACATTGTGTGTCGGATTGaacactttttgtcattacgtcgaaacTACTATCcttgaaaaattaaaagaaaaatttgtttgtttttggACGAACCGAGTTAGATATCTTGGTTGCACTACAACTAACCGAGCTGAATCAGCACATGCGGCGTTGAAGAAATGGTTGGGTGATATAAAGGGGGATTTGTgtaggggatgggacacc TTGATGTCGGCACCAACAATAATTGTGGGTATCAAGCCTTTGCCGGTTTTCTTAGAAGaggagaagaaaatcacactcTTATTCGACAGGAACTTATTTCGGAGTTGA